Part of the Camelus bactrianus isolate YW-2024 breed Bactrian camel chromosome 6, ASM4877302v1, whole genome shotgun sequence genome, aggcccataataaccacattaataggccacggagaaagtcatgcagtcaggcctctgcagccccgaaacccgtgtcctcatcagttccgtagttaccagtggaagttgtagggatttatgggactgtgtgctcctgtgggggctgggatgtgtgtgtttaaatccacatcttcagaaactcggccagaaccacagccactgattgtctgcatggaggcagaggagaggaggcttccagcctctggtccagctcgtgtggagctcagaagttgctccttctgtcctgaaaacaacaccagagctgagggagctgcaaacccactgctcttcttagatccacaagaaaactgagggggaaagctgctcccaacccagagaggcagccgggcaggcttggagagtcacagctcccagggcagaacccgcttttgtaagaaccccgggggcaggcagatttaacaggtccctgaggccagctggaggctcagcgtggggaagtccgagtgtgacaactccagggggccagtcacaggggccccctgctctttttcatgcattttacatcCAGGACCgtatcctgttctcagagtgaagatcataggaaaactcctcatggttcctgccaggaaaggaaaaaatagctctattgaaatacacccagaacattctcttccattgtggggggttgtgttttgtttttttttttatgagaatttattttaccagagcctaacctacctgggggaagggaaataccttctgtgtcacccaaattggggtgggggaaagagacacacttgtggaggtcacagctcagggcacaggctcaatgagaactaatcacaggactacagaagCCCTGCTCTAtcccgctcccccaacaccttacctccatgtcagtagagcccctgtgtaataacaggaataaaattaaaagaagtaaatgtctcaggagtgtctagggaaaacccaaagacagcggggagatgaaaacaaggacacacgggtggctttagcctctcgcacgaatagctgtagcaaactacacacagcccagccccagtagataaacagaaaacctcacagaagaaactatttattttggttctcttacccagtgcattccatggtgcatcctcgcctagaactgagtggaagcaagtccatctcagaagggacatacctgaagagaaatggctttccagactctgaagggcagagaaagcaccagcctgggttagagaaaggtgaggggtggggtagggtgtgggctgcattcttccccaaataaggaaccttcctgaggccagcacagtgggagggagggccatagggtggaagcagccGGACTTCTTCCCgagaagtgataggatgcctccaagggaccattcaggtgcccaaactgtgtcctgatggtgggagcctgtcggtctgcctcagagcccaggactgaggtgggcgcacagcaggccggtcttacttggccggatcaatttcacttctccgaaaccctgtgtaaaacatgaagcgtggacgacctggtgagcacagctctgccctcaagaccggtttcaactcctctcttcccagagaacagcatctctgagcccgtcctgggtgacctcacagagatcaccctagtggcccaggctagtgaccgggaacatgtaccttcctgcagccaaccccagacgtccactgatgcatcatatactgacaaagatgtgagttcctgtgcattggtctaacagcagagactctgccacaggcccaagaggtggtgtgtgggacaagcaggggtgcaggagtgtacgcagtgcaaaggtgtaagtggtggcaggggtgcaggggctgtggagggtgcaggcagttcaggggatgcgggggtgcaggcagtgcggaagtgcagagagtggcaggggtgcagaggtacagggagtgtaggggtgcaggaaggtgctcaggcacgtggccagggtcagaaggcaagtgcacatcctcgcagtcagcctgaccccgggagattgGTGCAATGGTCTGGGTTGGCGGAGGGGTCGGAGGGGGCGGCGacggcggtgggtgggaggctgcccgggcaagccggtcgatgtcttctcttccctgcagcctggcctgggggggcgttggccgccggagattcgccagatgttggactccagttAAGCTttctcctgggtggtggggcggttaggtcgggggcggtggcagcggcaagggggcggagcggggctgcccctggcgaactgatggaatagttgccttctcccggctgccgggcctgggagcggcctctgctgccccaggtcgcctcacacacctgtcccactcagcttgcttagtggggagtggaggcggtgcggttaaggtgcagggcccacggggataggggggctgccgcacggaagccggtcaattcgctccgctctcccccgcggcggagccaggggcggcttctgctgccgtagaggcgggacgccggtctccaggtgagcttggtcctgggaggcggcggcggcggcggcggcggcggctgggggtttgggtccgttccagggagctgctccatttcttctctcccccgcggcctggcttgggggcgacctctgccgccagagatttgcctgaggtccgactccaggtgagcttgctcctgggagatgggtgcggtgcagtcagggggctgggaaggtggtggctgcggggatagggaggctgccccgggggagcttgaggattagctcccatgtctgtgccgcgtggcctgcaggcggcctctgttgcgccaggtcccgggataaccctttcccactttgcctgttgggggcgggaggcagggtagtcagggtgcacgggtggcgggggtcgggggcctgcagcgggggagcgggcacatttgctcccatcttccccgcggcttgtcctgggggcggtgtctcttgccctgggttaagagacacgtgtatcctagtcagcctggccccaggaggcgggcgtgttacgttgggggtggtggcagcagcggcaggttttcccatggagccggtccatttgctcccatttctccccatggtttgccctgggggcggtccctgttgtccctagttcgccggaagtccatttccaggtcagcctgctccctagaggcggccaccgtgaggtcagggggcaggagcggtggctgctgtgggggtagggggctgcctggggagctggtggattggctcccgtctccccgatggcctggtgtgggagtggcctctcctgcctcagatcaccagacacacctgtcccatttagcctgctgggggaggggcgccctgggaagtgcctttaaagtgtgggggaggcgacagcaggggtagaggacctgcagcgcggagcctgtcaatttgctctcctcttccccacggccaaacctgggggcgtactctgctgcccaagaagccagaTGCCCGTCttcaggtcagcttgctcctgggaggcgggcgcgatgctgtcgaggggcagaggcagctgcgacggccggctgccccgcctaatggggccacttcttctcctctcccctgacctggcctggggacggcctctcccgcccaagattagcctgaaaccccacacccggtcaggttgctcctgggaggtgggcgcggtgacatcaggggttggagaggaggggggtctgcccctggcgggctggaggataagctcccatctctctggaggcctgacgtgggggtggcctctgctgcccctcattcccgggtcacccttctccaggacatattgccccgggggtgctgtagggtgcgggggcggcgggttgttggcgggggtatggagcttgcctcttgggagctggtggtttagatcccatttcccccgcagcttggcctgggggcagcctctgttgccccaggtcgcaaagcactgtttccctgacagcttaaccaccggaaatgggcaggatgtgctgagggggcggaggcagccgccaaggcagcgacggagggggctgtccctggccagccggtcaattttttcccatctgaacatttgctgccccagtttcgcaggacgcccttctccagtttatccttctcctgggaggtgggctcagtgcatgcagcccaaggtctgggctctcccctggggaggggcagaactctcttcttcttctttgactTTAACCACTTTgaagtggttactggccccaattcttaattctgagaaagtgtagcctgtgttacggaggagctgctggacagtgaggtttctgggtgggttttcacatcagctgatgccccaggcaggcaggaaatctattacttagagcttcttagtctggagttgggggatggccccgccatcctcaccatgctttttaaaaatgtgttactcccctctttttcctaggtgacattttaggttattgggtcccagattgctggcacactcatccctgttctcaaacatcttttaaacttgggtgaagtgataagttggggaagaagatgatttactgaaaggtaagaatacttaaatttgcattaaagctacattctgtcaatctttctcaaatgatttttctctgattctaaatccatgacctagtgaatgttgtactcctgtgtaaatcattgatcttcacatcacacttgttgagtggtcaacgagattttttatttagattattcctgaaaggaaaagctcaggcttttgagaattccttgtctgatgtcacccaggcagtcacagtagaagacagagctgatataaaaatccctcagctgcctgaactgcaaagcttctgggattactgatccctgaaatgcaggtgactcttggtgataatctgggggatggtttacatgatcagattcttccagtcctgtaaatgtgttccatggccccagccccgggagagctggtcataagggccatatcgtgaggggtgggatgggaaggcaaggtctaagagctggcatcactgagattccacactcgctaaacacagaccccagagcctaattgttgtcacgttctgttctggatttgagagtgtgttcagacatgattcttgcccttcaggggtcactgcctgggtggaagtaacctttacataaatctggggaggatgacaattaagtagatgggctgttatgattctcagtgtgcccaggctcgctcttccaggcactcgtgggactaacgagagtcatgttattcactcatacactgatttattacccttgaattgatcatttgtcccacagtaagtgaaacaagcgatgaggaacctgagttttgtcccctttcctagcactgattgtatctgtcagtcaggcgccctgagtatgcattgtgaaatggtggtatttcttgcccaatgggactgcactgtcagttctgagaatcaggggatacacgtgggtaggacagcacactgacacacatggcaccccccccaccccatgagacagcattgtcgatgctcaggtgacccgatgtagaccgcggtgctaaacttgagcatgtttagtgatcttggtggctatgaaaatacagactgccggtccctacttctggagacactgagggtgtgcaccccagaattctgcactttaagaagcactttaactaattctgatgaagatgatctgagtgtcccactgagaaacactggtgtgcgatgcaccagtattgaggattctcagggagcgatgtcttttcaggatggtccaagggccctcacgagacttttgccttgggtgtaattgtatgtgttcgaaagtgatgtctctcacttccagtgcttgtcagcatgctctgtgcagggatttgctctcagcagGTATCAAAAGctataagtcttcaggtcaccgagctagagtgtgagcgatcttttattttggttttctttattgcaatgcagagtctcccgagaagagattcagactgaacagctttgtgtcggactttggaagaccgctggtgcccaaggggttctctggcagcacaatgacgaatctaggtccctctttcactgctacgtcaatgaagtggaccgcttggacaaggccaaagctggtatcccaaccatagcccttgacagtgatgttcggctccaggaagccatcagatgcagcaggtggccagaggaggagccgaacgggctcatgaaatgtgacacccccagcttcatcaacacggaccagagctcttcctttggggaagatgatctcctgattttggaaccacatattgttctagaaaataagccagttgcccagacctcacacaaagacttgaattggaaatgtgctttgtcaagtgtttctctgaagatgtgaagtctgtctttgtatggcaggaagtcccctttcacaaaattgtatgtgtttgtgtctgagagagagaaatggagacagacagaaagacggagacagaagagagccccctcagaagagagctagttaaggtgagtttttgtgccttagtttttgtgccatttggggttttggggggaacaaagtatttacactgtctcattctcctcgttggaaaccttggccccgtcctcagtgtcagcggccttgaacgTGGGTTGCCATGGTGcgtttcatctggcgctgccagttccacgctctgcctttagcacgttgctttgcctcccagggctgccaccctttaaactgtaaggtgaggagtctggagtagatgatccatcccagctctgctgttttgcaaatttctgatttcgtattctgatgaggctgggatacacccagagcagtataaaccaggccctacctcctgtctcttgctggggcatccctcaggtctgtgccttctactcaagcctttactgagcccagcttttgtcaggagcccaggtgcctaccgggatggcaggagacctgtctctcctggtcacggtggcagacatttctattggttgtgctgaaacagctcttctgagatcctccggccacccttgctccaacctgaggacagacctaccgttcctttcctaggaggaggatcaatccatggtgcattttatgacaatcctgtccccaggaatgcacggaaggttatcagctgagtgaggggaagtgcctctgtgtctctgtgtccctgtatctctgtctgctcacagtgccctgccaccggctactgaacaagaaaagtgctattcaccatgctgtgtcttttgcagatgtgtaggtgatggtcttgtggctcatgtgtgggctttgtgctgggatggtgaagggcttataaatacctcatcaacatgtattcgagatggcctggtgccacacagacttgattcatgaaggcatcaagcctgcacactggtttggaaacaacttggttttgatcagtcacactgcatgcatgactcactgctgatctctgggtggttttttcattttagatttattcacccagtgtcttgcttaagctgaaaaatacatttatttcactagaatattctcagattctttgttttcacacatccagttgtttaattcctttaaaaatcattttgtgtttaaaatgcctcctaatatctatcatctctaggttcccagtggcctgagccatgcaccagatttgatgcaggaactgttccaccaaaagaaatccctttgccataatatcttttgaggaaaatattattctttaaggctctaacagtaaatcgtagaacaaagcatggaacatttattgtagttaatacatgttcatgcaaaaagaaatgatattttcattaaacaatgttgattttaataacttttactaatgtgaatattattactcataatttaagtaaccaaataaaaccacagttatttattatgaagtttgaaaactatttacactgtctctcaaatagaggtagctttattagaagactgaagggtatttaaaagatggaaaaatactcatgatgacaccatcatttttattaactaaatatcaagaactgtgcagggttaagatttaaccctctgcaagctgtcaagttagcatgaggtagtttgtggatgctgccagaagacaggagactcccccaggttcagagacaaagaacttcttgccagcacagcaggcagcttggggttcatgttcatgttggttcctgagtttctttccttttgctgttgtaacaaaggaccacagactcagtggcttaaagcaatacacattcatcatctcactgttctattgtgcagaagtgcaaagtcattgtcagtgggctaaaaccaacgtgtggccaaggctacgttccacaccgaggctccagggagggattcgtcttcctacctttcccagcttgcagaggtgttcacactccttggcccagggccctgtgtcactgtgacctctgctgccactttacatctctgtctctgactatatagatataaaggaagagtcttctacatctggtatggaccctttttcctaaatggacattgtatctctatttatgtgcagattaaaaccccttccctccagggtgtggtggcatcagctcacaagattaccactctgggctttaagtgtcctctttgtattgtcaactgggaacttctctttccatagttagctctgtgttacatttgttgttgtattttacccggcattactgaaagttttacttaaaagcgatcctaattagctctgtttacctgtttcctgagctgaaagcttcagttctag contains:
- the LOC141578001 gene encoding uncharacterized protein LOC141578001 isoform X1, with the translated sequence MSVTSLSLPHLLLQIEQDPGGSTKPVPLAILCVMSCDPVDAQHPPAEETDCLRYMKGEDTYYPHGAKVVLGVCCLYSRWARVALGIPVPEFLQYTRCLFPNLQNWNDVNHPAVHSMVHPRLELSGSKSISEGTYLKRNGFPDSEGQRKHQPGLEKENSISEPVLGDLTEITLVAQASDREHVPSCSQPQTSTDASYTDKDPGLGGRWPPEIRQMLDSRAASAAVEAGRRSPGELGPGRRRRRRRRRLGVWVRSRELLHFFSPPRPGLGATSAARDLPEVRLQKPDARLQLNHRKWAGCAEGAEAAAKAATEGAVPGQPVNFFPSEHLLPQFRRTPFSSLSFSWEVGSVHAAQGDILGYWVPDCWHTHPCSQTSFKLG
- the LOC141578001 gene encoding uncharacterized protein LOC141578001 isoform X2, translating into MSVTSLSLPHLLLQIEQDPGGSTKPVPLAILCVMSCDPVDAQHPPAEETDCLRYMKGEDTYYPHGAKVVLGVCCLYSRWARVALGIPVPEFLQYTRCLFPNLQNWNDVNHPAVHSMVHPRLELSGSKSISEGTYLKRNGFPDSEGQRKHQPGLEKENSISEPVLGDLTEITLVAQASDREHVPSCSQPQTSTDASYTDKDPGLGGRWPPEIRQMLDSRAASAAVEAGRRSPGELGPGRRRRRRRRRLGVWVRSRELLHFFSPPRPGLGATSAARDLPEVRLQKPDARLQLNHRKWAGCAEGAEAAAKAATEGAVPGQPVNFFPSEHLLPQFRRTPFSSLSFSWEVTF
- the LOC141578001 gene encoding uncharacterized protein LOC141578001 isoform X3; amino-acid sequence: MSVTSLSLPHLLLQIEQDPGGSTKPVPLAILCVMSCDPVDAQHPPAEETDCLRYMKGEDTYYPHGAKVVLGVCCLYSRWARVALGIPVPEFLQYTRCLFPNLQNWNDVNHPAVHSMVHPRLELSGSKSISEGTYLKRNGFPDSEGQRKHQPGLEKENSISEPVLGDLTEITLVAQASDREHVPSCSQPQTSTDASYTDKDPGLGGRWPPEIRQMLDSRAASAAVEAGRRSPGELGPGRRRRRRRRRLGVWVRSRELLHFFSPPRPGLGATSAARDLPEVRLQKPDARLQVSLLLGGGRDAVEGQRQLRRPAAPPNGATSSPLP